The Pseudanabaena sp. FACHB-2040 genome includes a window with the following:
- a CDS encoding alr0857 family protein, protein MLKITYTDTGLILEQVAQTVEALVAQRMLLTLRLGQSIAVQPTYASLPLPADLPGMAYLQQLSRQTEAIAIDRCDSESDDLSCSWLEVTIHGVWIAESASSDEGIFVTELEKSLEQQLMALWQQAQRRYASARRVPKVC, encoded by the coding sequence ATGCTGAAGATTACATACACAGATACCGGGCTTATCCTAGAGCAGGTTGCCCAAACCGTTGAAGCCCTCGTGGCACAGCGAATGCTGTTGACCCTGCGCTTAGGGCAGTCGATTGCAGTGCAGCCGACCTATGCCTCCTTGCCCCTACCGGCGGATCTGCCGGGAATGGCCTACCTGCAGCAGCTATCGCGGCAGACAGAAGCAATTGCCATTGACCGCTGCGACAGCGAGAGTGACGACCTGTCCTGCAGCTGGTTAGAAGTCACCATACATGGGGTTTGGATCGCAGAGTCTGCCAGCAGCGACGAGGGCATCTTTGTCACCGAACTCGAGAAGTCTCTGGAGCAGCAGCTCATGGCCCTCTGGCAGCAGGCCCAGCGCCGCTACGCGTCAGCCCGGCGAGTCCCCAAGGTCTGCTAA
- a CDS encoding SDR family oxidoreductase produces MEDAKPNQVALVTGGAQGIGRGIVQWLLIRGWRVAIADIDAEAGEECLQIFSDYQDAVTFIECDTSQEASVQACLAATLEKFERLDGLVNNAGIANPLNDPVETLSLDYWNRILGTNLTGYFLMAKHAVPSLRQNQGAIVNIASVRAFQSDPHQEAYAAAKGGIVSLTHALALSLGPAVRVNCISPGWIVVSDWKKASERQEPDLREVDQAQHPVGRAGRPEDIAAMVEFLLSDKAEFITGQNVVIDGGMNRKLVYAE; encoded by the coding sequence ATGGAGGATGCTAAACCCAATCAGGTGGCGCTGGTCACTGGCGGTGCGCAGGGGATCGGTCGAGGGATTGTGCAGTGGCTGCTGATCCGGGGCTGGCGGGTTGCGATCGCAGATATCGATGCCGAAGCCGGAGAAGAGTGCCTGCAGATCTTCAGCGACTACCAAGATGCCGTTACCTTCATTGAGTGCGATACTTCCCAGGAAGCCTCAGTTCAAGCCTGTTTGGCCGCCACGCTAGAAAAATTTGAGCGGCTAGATGGGCTGGTTAACAATGCAGGCATCGCCAACCCCCTCAATGACCCGGTAGAAACGCTAAGCCTGGATTACTGGAACCGGATTCTCGGCACCAATCTGACTGGGTACTTTCTCATGGCAAAACATGCAGTACCCTCCTTACGCCAGAACCAGGGGGCCATCGTAAATATTGCGTCTGTGCGAGCATTTCAGTCTGACCCACACCAAGAAGCCTATGCAGCAGCTAAGGGCGGCATCGTGTCTCTGACCCATGCGCTGGCTTTGAGTTTAGGACCAGCGGTGCGGGTCAACTGCATTAGCCCCGGCTGGATTGTCGTCAGCGACTGGAAAAAAGCCAGTGAGCGCCAAGAGCCTGATCTAAGAGAGGTTGACCAGGCTCAGCACCCAGTCGGTCGGGCCGGACGCCCGGAAGACATTGCAGCGATGGTAGAGTTTTTGCTTTCCGACAAAGCCGAATTTATCACCGGCCAGAACGTTGTCATTGACGGTGGCATGAACCGCAAGCTGGTCTATGCCGAGTAG
- a CDS encoding glycosyltransferase family 4 protein, producing MHIAWLGKKSPFCGNVTYGREITNALLERGHQVTFLHFAQPPEPEANSQPPDCAEVSLPFLFKSQILTIPSFKSGKLLVQALKKLQPDLVHASLTLSPLDFRLPEICADLGIPLVATFHPPFDRKVRSLTSGTQHLTYQLYASCLANYDRVIVFSHLQRDLLIKLGVAPNTVVVIPNGVDTAKYSPGPSSIKAELGAQKLFVYQGRLSPEKNVEALLRGWRQARMGAHSRLAIVGNGPLAASLKMFYGEDDGIIWLGFIANEQRRIEILRGADVFILPSLVEGLSLSLLEAMACGAACIATDAGADGEVLSNGAGIILDTQKVSTQLQTILPIFRDHPEMTQLLGRKARQRVLERYTLRSNLASLEILYKQMVAENTQILLSRGA from the coding sequence ATGCATATCGCGTGGCTTGGCAAAAAATCCCCCTTTTGTGGCAACGTCACCTACGGTAGAGAAATCACCAACGCCCTGCTAGAGAGGGGCCATCAGGTGACTTTTCTTCACTTTGCCCAGCCTCCCGAACCGGAAGCTAACTCTCAGCCTCCTGACTGTGCAGAGGTTTCGCTGCCCTTTTTGTTCAAATCCCAGATCCTCACTATTCCTTCTTTCAAATCTGGAAAGCTGCTGGTGCAGGCGCTGAAAAAGCTGCAGCCTGACCTTGTCCATGCTTCTTTAACCTTGTCCCCGCTTGACTTCCGGCTGCCAGAAATCTGTGCTGATCTGGGAATTCCGCTGGTGGCGACGTTTCACCCCCCTTTTGATCGCAAGGTCCGCAGCCTCACCTCAGGCACGCAACACCTGACCTACCAGCTTTATGCCTCCTGCCTGGCGAATTATGACCGAGTCATTGTCTTTTCACATCTGCAGCGAGATCTGCTGATTAAGCTAGGAGTTGCCCCAAACACCGTAGTGGTCATTCCCAATGGGGTAGATACGGCAAAATATTCTCCGGGACCGTCTTCCATCAAAGCTGAACTCGGAGCCCAAAAACTCTTTGTTTATCAGGGACGGCTTTCTCCGGAGAAGAACGTTGAGGCCCTGCTCCGGGGCTGGCGGCAGGCCCGCATGGGAGCGCACAGCCGATTGGCCATTGTTGGTAATGGGCCGCTAGCAGCCTCGCTGAAAATGTTTTACGGCGAAGACGATGGCATTATTTGGCTGGGCTTTATTGCCAATGAGCAGCGGCGCATTGAGATTCTCAGAGGTGCCGATGTTTTCATTTTGCCTTCCCTAGTAGAGGGACTGTCTCTGTCGCTGTTAGAGGCAATGGCCTGTGGAGCAGCCTGTATTGCAACTGATGCAGGAGCCGACGGCGAGGTATTGTCCAATGGCGCTGGCATCATTTTAGATACCCAGAAAGTCTCGACCCAGCTGCAAACGATTCTGCCTATCTTCCGCGATCATCCAGAAATGACCCAGCTACTAGGTCGTAAAGCTCGGCAGAGAGTGCTCGAACGCTATACGCTGAGGTCAAATCTTGCCTCTTTAGAGATTTTATATAAGCAGATGGTGGCTGAGAATACTCAGATTCTTCTCAGTCGAGGCGCTTAG
- a CDS encoding TetR/AcrR family transcriptional regulator, translating into MPRQKAFDQEAVLEKAMQVFWQKGYEATSVQDLVEAMGINRGSLYDTFCDKRQLFLSAIAHYSNTFIQQAVDRLQAPGAARQAIADYFESIVLCIENASPCQGCLMTNTIIEFSPHDPEVASYLKQTLLKLEDAFYSALVRAKDRGEIPSDAQLRTLSRYLTASVQGLQVISKVDPDPHSLRDIVKAILTVLS; encoded by the coding sequence ATGCCGCGACAAAAGGCGTTTGATCAAGAAGCTGTGCTAGAAAAAGCAATGCAGGTCTTCTGGCAGAAGGGGTACGAGGCAACTTCCGTCCAGGATCTGGTAGAGGCTATGGGCATTAACCGGGGCAGCCTCTACGATACTTTTTGCGATAAGCGACAGCTGTTTTTAAGTGCGATCGCACATTACAGCAACACCTTCATTCAGCAGGCCGTTGACCGGCTGCAGGCTCCTGGTGCGGCTCGCCAAGCCATCGCTGACTACTTTGAGAGCATAGTGCTGTGTATTGAAAACGCTTCCCCGTGCCAGGGCTGTCTCATGACCAACACAATTATTGAGTTCAGTCCTCACGACCCAGAAGTCGCTAGCTATCTAAAGCAAACCCTCTTAAAGCTAGAGGACGCTTTTTACAGCGCTTTGGTGCGGGCCAAAGATCGAGGTGAGATCCCCAGCGACGCCCAACTCAGAACCCTGTCCCGCTATCTGACCGCTAGTGTGCAGGGCCTCCAGGTCATCTCCAAGGTAGATCCCGACCCTCACAGCCTGCGTGATATTGTCAAGGCAATCTTGACCGTGCTGAGCTAG
- a CDS encoding serine/threonine-protein kinase, whose amino-acid sequence MSYCINPACPNPKNPPTANQCQACGATLLLRDRYRMFRALGRGGFGATFLARDEALPGNPPCVIKQLRPSTEAPHILDMARDLFQREAKILGKIGNHPQLPRLLDYFEIDQEFYLVQEYINGATLQQEVKRGGAFTEAGVKQFLSEILPMIQYVHNSQVIHRDLKPANIIRREQDKKLVLIDFGAVKDKVNPVKASSTEQTALTAYAIGTPGYAPPEQMAMRPVYASDIYALGVTCIYLLSARSPKDLDYDPTTGELLWREKIEVSEHFASVLQKMLEISVRHRYQSIDAILRDLDLEPYMDSLAQNMAFQMPPSGKGDPLSGPISSASSPLTSGGNSTGSPSSRMAAAIRARRDRVTSRSGAVLGNGRKPPYLGSPNRMPPSHPLPLSSTPQRKPSTPKLTADDIKLTYVKGQRDFSMQMFAPLDLQRSNLSGVNFNQSKFVKANFQGADLSSANFGKADLPQVVFRNSRLSRAYFNFANLENADLRGADLSYACLSNANLRGANLCGADLTGATITEEQLAMARTNWSTVYPNGRRGIL is encoded by the coding sequence ATGAGCTACTGTATCAACCCCGCTTGCCCTAATCCCAAAAATCCGCCCACTGCTAATCAGTGTCAGGCTTGTGGGGCAACCCTCCTGCTGCGGGATCGGTATCGCATGTTTCGAGCTTTAGGCAGAGGCGGCTTTGGAGCCACCTTCTTGGCCAGAGACGAGGCGCTGCCCGGCAACCCTCCCTGCGTTATCAAACAGCTGCGTCCTTCCACAGAAGCCCCCCATATCCTCGACATGGCCCGGGATCTGTTTCAGCGGGAAGCCAAGATCCTTGGCAAAATTGGCAACCATCCTCAGCTGCCGCGACTGCTCGACTATTTTGAAATCGACCAGGAATTTTACCTGGTGCAAGAATATATTAACGGGGCGACTCTGCAGCAAGAGGTCAAGCGCGGCGGGGCTTTTACTGAAGCGGGCGTGAAGCAATTTCTGAGCGAAATTCTCCCCATGATTCAGTATGTCCACAACAGCCAGGTGATTCACAGAGACCTTAAACCCGCCAACATTATTCGCCGGGAACAGGACAAAAAGCTGGTTTTGATTGACTTTGGCGCTGTTAAAGATAAGGTCAACCCGGTCAAGGCCAGCAGCACAGAGCAAACCGCCCTAACCGCCTACGCCATTGGCACCCCCGGCTATGCACCCCCGGAGCAGATGGCCATGCGGCCAGTTTATGCGAGTGATATCTATGCTTTGGGCGTCACCTGCATCTACCTGCTCTCCGCTCGATCTCCCAAGGATCTAGACTATGACCCGACCACTGGAGAACTGCTTTGGCGAGAAAAGATCGAGGTGAGCGAACATTTCGCGAGTGTGCTGCAGAAAATGTTAGAAATTTCTGTACGCCATCGCTATCAGTCGATTGACGCTATTCTCCGGGATCTAGATCTAGAGCCCTACATGGACAGCCTGGCTCAGAACATGGCCTTCCAAATGCCGCCTTCGGGCAAAGGCGACCCCCTGAGCGGGCCTATCAGCAGTGCCTCTAGCCCGCTTACCTCCGGCGGCAATTCGACAGGTTCTCCCTCATCTCGAATGGCGGCTGCCATTCGGGCTCGTCGCGATCGCGTCACCTCACGCTCGGGAGCGGTTTTGGGCAACGGTAGAAAACCGCCTTACCTAGGATCTCCTAACCGAATGCCGCCGTCTCATCCCCTACCGCTTTCCTCAACGCCTCAACGCAAGCCCTCTACCCCAAAGCTCACAGCTGACGACATCAAGCTGACCTATGTGAAAGGTCAGCGGGATTTTTCGATGCAGATGTTTGCGCCTCTTGATCTGCAGCGTTCTAACCTTTCTGGCGTTAATTTCAATCAGTCGAAGTTTGTTAAAGCAAACTTTCAGGGCGCAGATTTATCAAGCGCCAACTTTGGCAAAGCTGACTTGCCCCAGGTCGTTTTTCGCAATAGCCGACTGAGCCGCGCCTATTTCAACTTCGCTAATTTGGAAAATGCCGACTTGCGCGGAGCCGATCTCAGCTACGCTTGCCTGTCGAACGCAAACTTACGCGGGGCCAACCTGTGTGGGGCTGACTTAACCGGAGCTACGATTACAGAAGAGCAGTTGGCCATGGCAAGAACGAACTGGTCCACTGTGTATCCGAATGGCCGTAGGGGGATTCTTTGA
- a CDS encoding Npun_R2479 family HD domain-containing metalloprotein, whose protein sequence is MLNPNKILINSFVEALREGYSSTYGGLKPDYADIIAWVGSMGLENIANGNALYHNVEHTIYVTLVGQEILRGRHIREGGVSCEDWLHFMISLVCHDIGYIRGVCRQDSIPKNTFATGRDNETVSLAAGATDAGLTPYHVDRGKLFVEERFGGHYLINAEVVKQNIELTRFPVPSDSDHQDTVRYPGLVRAADLIGQLADPRYLQKIPSLFYEFEETGVNQQLGYRNPEDLRLNYPKFYWKTAYPFIQDAVRYLQLTQEGKQILANLYSHVFEVEHESHLASLM, encoded by the coding sequence ATGTTGAATCCCAACAAAATTCTGATTAATTCCTTTGTAGAAGCTCTGCGGGAGGGCTACTCGTCTACCTATGGCGGTCTCAAGCCCGACTACGCCGACATCATCGCTTGGGTTGGCAGCATGGGGCTAGAAAACATCGCCAACGGCAATGCGCTCTACCACAATGTTGAGCACACTATATATGTCACCTTGGTAGGCCAAGAGATTTTGCGCGGCAGGCACATCCGCGAGGGGGGAGTGTCTTGCGAAGACTGGCTCCACTTTATGATTTCTCTGGTGTGCCACGACATTGGCTACATTCGAGGCGTCTGCCGCCAAGACAGCATTCCCAAAAATACCTTTGCTACGGGTCGAGACAACGAAACCGTTTCTCTAGCGGCGGGGGCAACCGATGCTGGGTTAACCCCCTACCACGTAGACCGGGGCAAGCTCTTTGTGGAAGAGCGTTTTGGCGGACACTACCTGATCAATGCCGAGGTAGTGAAGCAAAATATTGAGCTCACTCGTTTTCCGGTGCCCAGCGACAGCGATCACCAGGACACCGTGCGCTATCCGGGACTGGTGCGGGCGGCAGATTTGATTGGTCAGCTAGCCGACCCCCGCTACCTGCAAAAAATTCCCTCCCTGTTCTACGAATTTGAAGAAACTGGGGTTAACCAACAATTGGGCTACCGCAACCCAGAGGATCTGCGGCTGAACTACCCTAAGTTCTATTGGAAAACGGCCTACCCGTTTATCCAAGATGCCGTGCGCTATCTACAGCTGACCCAGGAGGGTAAGCAAATTTTGGCTAACCTCTACTCCCACGTATTTGAGGTAGAGCACGAGTCTCATCTCGCCTCTCTTATGTAG
- a CDS encoding glutathione S-transferase N-terminal domain-containing protein, with the protein MIDLYTFTTPNGRKPAILLEEVGLPYTVHKIDISKGEQFEPDFAAISPNGKIPAIVDQETGVTLFESGAILIYLAEKTGKLLPQDLQGRHQVIQWLMFQMAGVGPMFGQLGHFRRSAPETIDYAINRYEKETLRLLGVMEKQLTDHPFLAGDYSIADIATYPWVAAYDHLGISLETFPQVQKWTTTLAERPAVQKGMAVLQPNVA; encoded by the coding sequence ATGATTGACCTCTATACGTTTACCACTCCCAATGGCCGCAAGCCTGCCATTTTGCTTGAAGAAGTTGGGCTGCCCTATACCGTCCACAAAATTGATATCTCCAAGGGAGAACAATTTGAACCAGATTTTGCCGCTATCAGCCCCAACGGCAAAATCCCGGCTATTGTAGACCAGGAAACAGGCGTAACCCTCTTTGAATCAGGTGCAATCTTGATCTACCTGGCCGAGAAAACAGGGAAACTGCTGCCTCAAGACCTGCAGGGACGACATCAGGTGATCCAGTGGCTGATGTTTCAAATGGCCGGTGTCGGCCCTATGTTTGGTCAGCTAGGGCATTTTCGTCGATCTGCTCCCGAAACGATTGACTATGCCATTAATCGCTATGAAAAAGAAACCCTCCGCCTGCTGGGAGTGATGGAAAAGCAGCTGACAGATCACCCGTTTCTAGCGGGCGACTACTCCATCGCAGACATTGCCACCTATCCGTGGGTCGCTGCCTACGATCACCTAGGCATCTCCCTAGAAACCTTTCCTCAAGTTCAAAAATGGACAACTACCCTGGCTGAGCGGCCTGCCGTACAAAAAGGCATGGCTGTTTTGCAGCCCAATGTTGCCTAA
- the trxA gene encoding thioredoxin translates to MADDAKYLTLTSENFEAEVLQSDVPVLVDFWAAWCGPCRIMNPIIEEMAAEFAGQAKIAKVNVDENDDLALQYHVMAIPTLIFFSRGERVDTIAGVLSKADLVAKLNSLITANVTA, encoded by the coding sequence ATGGCTGATGATGCAAAATACCTGACCCTGACCTCAGAAAATTTTGAAGCTGAGGTGCTACAAAGTGACGTTCCTGTTCTCGTTGACTTTTGGGCAGCCTGGTGTGGCCCCTGCCGCATCATGAACCCCATTATTGAAGAGATGGCCGCTGAGTTTGCAGGCCAAGCTAAGATTGCCAAGGTCAATGTAGACGAAAACGATGATCTAGCCCTGCAATATCACGTCATGGCTATCCCAACCCTGATTTTCTTCAGCCGAGGAGAGCGGGTAGATACGATCGCAGGGGTTTTATCCAAAGCCGATCTGGTTGCTAAGCTCAATAGCCTAATTACCGCAAACGTAACCGCTTAA
- a CDS encoding MFS transporter: MWREYESDSPSNWDKDGSTSQPPFNASELTPPKLAGKPASTLAKPDIAEPVSSSSDAKEDEQGFWPVLRNRNFLTLWSGQVFSQMADKVYLVLMIAIIASQFDSPGQTISGWVTGVMIAFTIPAVLFGSVAGVFVDRWPKKPVLVMTNLLRGGLVVLLPVLLWLANGWSGFSGLPMGFILLLVVTFLISTLTQFFAPAEQAVIPLIVEKRHLLIANSLYTTTMMGSVIIGFAVGEPLLAIADTLLSPLDGGSGLGKDLLVGLSYGIAGGILLLLRPQEERSYSPETTPHVWQDIREGFAYLGKQAQVRSAIIQLVLLFSVFAALAVLAVRLAEVMPALKPSQFGFLLAAGGIGMAIGAAFVGYFGQRFARRHLSFYGSLGIAASLAGLAWTTEKLWFSLVLILLLGLFAALVGIPMQTTIQEKTPEEMRGKVFGLQNNLANIALSLPLALAGVAETLIGLPKVFLSLGLIVAAGGVLTWYIADTGSDSAEISSEN; the protein is encoded by the coding sequence ATGTGGCGTGAGTATGAGTCCGATTCTCCAAGTAACTGGGATAAGGATGGTTCAACCAGCCAACCGCCGTTTAATGCTTCAGAACTGACTCCGCCTAAGCTGGCGGGAAAACCAGCGAGCACTTTGGCTAAACCTGACATAGCAGAGCCAGTCTCCTCTAGCTCAGACGCAAAGGAAGACGAGCAGGGTTTTTGGCCTGTTCTGAGAAACCGCAATTTTCTGACTCTCTGGAGTGGCCAAGTCTTTTCCCAGATGGCGGACAAAGTCTATCTGGTGCTGATGATCGCCATCATTGCCAGCCAGTTCGATTCGCCGGGGCAAACCATCAGCGGCTGGGTCACGGGCGTGATGATTGCATTTACCATTCCAGCGGTACTGTTTGGTTCTGTGGCCGGAGTCTTTGTGGATCGCTGGCCTAAAAAGCCAGTACTGGTCATGACCAATCTGCTGCGGGGAGGGCTGGTTGTACTGCTGCCAGTGCTGCTGTGGCTGGCAAACGGCTGGTCTGGGTTTAGCGGTCTCCCAATGGGATTTATTCTGCTGCTGGTTGTGACGTTTTTAATATCGACGTTAACCCAGTTTTTTGCCCCGGCAGAGCAGGCAGTGATTCCACTCATTGTAGAAAAACGCCATCTGCTGATAGCTAACTCGCTTTACACCACAACCATGATGGGTTCGGTGATTATAGGGTTTGCGGTGGGGGAGCCGCTGCTTGCGATCGCAGATACCCTCCTATCACCCCTAGATGGAGGTTCTGGGTTAGGTAAAGATCTTCTGGTGGGGCTCAGCTACGGCATTGCCGGAGGCATTTTGCTGCTGCTGCGGCCACAGGAAGAGAGAAGCTACTCACCCGAAACCACTCCCCATGTTTGGCAAGACATCCGTGAGGGGTTTGCCTATTTGGGTAAACAGGCCCAGGTGCGTAGCGCCATCATTCAGCTGGTGCTGCTCTTTTCAGTGTTTGCGGCATTGGCAGTGCTAGCCGTTCGCCTGGCGGAAGTAATGCCCGCCTTGAAACCTTCGCAGTTTGGTTTCCTGCTGGCTGCTGGCGGTATCGGTATGGCCATTGGAGCCGCCTTTGTAGGCTACTTCGGTCAGCGGTTTGCCCGCAGACACCTAAGCTTCTACGGCTCCTTAGGCATCGCGGCCAGCCTGGCAGGATTGGCTTGGACCACTGAAAAACTCTGGTTTTCCCTCGTTCTGATTCTGCTGCTGGGACTTTTTGCTGCCTTAGTCGGCATTCCCATGCAAACTACAATTCAGGAAAAAACGCCGGAGGAGATGCGGGGCAAAGTATTTGGGCTGCAGAACAATCTGGCCAACATTGCCCTAAGCCTGCCGCTAGCCTTGGCTGGAGTCGCTGAAACGTTGATTGGGCTACCTAAGGTTTTCTTGAGCCTGGGCCTGATAGTGGCTGCGGGGGGGGTGTTGACCTGGTATATTGCCGATACGGGATCAGACTCAGCCGAGATTTCTTCTGAAAATTGA
- the pheT gene encoding phenylalanine--tRNA ligase subunit beta: MRISLNWLKELVDIQLTPETLAETLTMAGFEVEDIEDRRAWAEGVVVGQVEACAPHPDADKLSVCQVDIGTEAPTTIVCGASNVRAGIHVPVATVGTYLPKVDLTIKARQLRGVPSAGMICSLAELGLEKDSQGIHIFQGEMQAGQDARPLLGLDDVILDLTSTANRADALSMVGIAREVAAITGAKLTLPGHQPPVIPDQTVELQVKLTDETACPIYFGTVIENIRVAPSPLWLQQRLQAAGTRPINGVVDITNYVLLEWGQPLHAFDLERLQQVAGGDTLTIGVRYAQPGESLRTLDSQQRELKQETLLITANDRPVALAGVMGGEDTEVFDGTQKVMLEAAYFDAAAIRRSARSQGLRTEASARYERGVNPAELNLACDRALQLLQELAGGILVAQAFDRTASGKITPSRIIELRLDRVAQVLGPVTDLGEAAAEIPAERVRTILTSLGCQVEPTEHDRIWRVQVPPYRYRDLEREIDLMEEIARLYGYNNFADTLPAETSGGALTPEAELARRLRESFRGAGLTELIHYSLTKPKSDRQVVLANPLFPEYSALRTDLLDGMLEAFELNLNQGNGPLNGFEKGRIFWRDEAGLHEAEAVGGILGGDPRQGLWVNGGREQPLTWYEAKGVLDAIFQRLGLAVDYRPDNEDSRLHPGRTASLWVRGKTRLGTFGQLHPQVQQARELPSEVYMFQLNWDVLLLCLGSDRKGTIKFSAYSPFPASDRDIAFFAPLSVSVGDLEKVMTRTGGKLLESVTLFDEYRGEHVPEGQRSLAFRLVYRAQDKTLTDEDIEPIHQKVRQALEKQFKVTLRS, from the coding sequence ATGCGAATCTCCCTCAATTGGCTCAAGGAACTGGTTGACATTCAGCTAACCCCCGAAACCCTAGCTGAGACGCTGACTATGGCGGGGTTTGAGGTGGAAGATATTGAAGATAGGCGGGCCTGGGCAGAGGGCGTCGTCGTGGGGCAGGTGGAGGCTTGCGCTCCCCATCCTGATGCGGACAAACTGAGTGTCTGTCAGGTGGATATCGGCACAGAGGCTCCTACAACGATTGTATGCGGTGCTTCTAACGTGCGGGCAGGCATTCATGTGCCGGTAGCAACGGTGGGAACTTACCTGCCTAAGGTTGATCTGACGATTAAGGCTCGCCAGCTACGGGGAGTGCCCTCGGCAGGCATGATTTGCTCTCTAGCAGAGTTGGGCCTCGAAAAAGATTCTCAGGGCATTCACATCTTTCAGGGGGAGATGCAGGCGGGGCAAGACGCTCGACCGCTCTTAGGTTTAGACGATGTGATTTTAGATCTAACCTCGACAGCGAACCGGGCGGATGCCTTAAGCATGGTTGGCATTGCCCGAGAAGTGGCGGCTATTACTGGGGCAAAGTTAACGCTGCCAGGGCATCAGCCGCCTGTAATTCCAGATCAAACGGTTGAGCTACAGGTGAAGCTAACCGACGAGACAGCCTGCCCGATCTATTTTGGTACCGTGATTGAGAATATCCGGGTAGCTCCCTCTCCCCTGTGGCTGCAGCAGCGGCTGCAGGCTGCTGGAACCCGGCCTATTAACGGCGTCGTGGATATTACCAACTATGTGCTGCTGGAGTGGGGGCAGCCGCTCCATGCTTTTGATCTAGAGCGGCTGCAGCAGGTGGCGGGTGGTGATACGCTGACGATTGGAGTGCGCTATGCTCAGCCCGGTGAGTCTTTACGGACGCTAGATAGCCAGCAGCGGGAACTGAAGCAAGAGACGCTGCTGATCACAGCGAACGACCGGCCAGTGGCCCTAGCTGGGGTGATGGGAGGAGAAGACACGGAGGTTTTTGACGGCACCCAAAAGGTCATGCTGGAGGCGGCCTATTTTGATGCTGCCGCTATTCGTCGCTCGGCTCGCAGCCAGGGATTGCGGACGGAAGCCTCGGCCCGCTACGAGCGTGGGGTCAACCCGGCGGAGCTAAATCTGGCTTGCGATCGCGCCCTACAGCTGCTGCAAGAGCTGGCCGGGGGCATCCTGGTCGCCCAAGCCTTTGACCGCACTGCTAGCGGCAAAATTACTCCTAGCCGTATCATTGAGCTGCGGCTGGACCGAGTCGCCCAGGTGCTGGGGCCAGTCACAGATTTAGGCGAGGCTGCTGCCGAGATTCCGGCGGAGCGAGTTCGCACTATTTTGACTTCTTTAGGCTGCCAGGTAGAGCCAACGGAGCATGATCGGATCTGGCGGGTACAGGTGCCGCCCTACCGCTACCGCGATCTAGAGCGGGAGATCGATTTAATGGAAGAGATCGCCCGACTCTACGGCTATAACAATTTTGCTGATACGCTGCCAGCGGAAACCAGCGGCGGGGCTTTAACGCCTGAAGCCGAGCTGGCTCGCCGGCTGCGGGAGAGCTTCCGAGGAGCCGGTTTGACCGAGCTGATTCACTACTCGCTGACCAAGCCTAAGTCTGATCGGCAGGTGGTGCTGGCCAACCCGCTGTTCCCCGAATACTCGGCGCTGCGGACCGACCTTTTAGACGGGATGCTCGAAGCCTTTGAGCTGAACCTGAACCAGGGCAACGGACCGCTCAACGGGTTTGAGAAAGGTCGCATCTTCTGGCGAGATGAAGCCGGGCTGCACGAAGCCGAAGCTGTGGGCGGTATTTTAGGCGGCGATCCTCGTCAGGGGCTGTGGGTTAACGGCGGTCGCGAGCAACCCCTGACTTGGTACGAGGCTAAAGGCGTGCTCGATGCAATATTTCAACGCCTGGGGCTGGCCGTAGACTATCGCCCCGACAACGAAGACTCTCGTCTGCACCCTGGACGAACGGCCTCGCTCTGGGTACGGGGTAAGACCCGTTTGGGCACTTTCGGTCAGCTGCATCCGCAGGTGCAGCAGGCGCGGGAACTGCCCTCAGAGGTTTACATGTTTCAACTCAACTGGGACGTGCTGCTCCTGTGTTTGGGGAGCGATCGCAAAGGTACCATTAAGTTCTCAGCCTATTCCCCCTTCCCCGCCTCTGATCGAGACATTGCCTTCTTCGCCCCCCTCTCTGTTTCCGTTGGAGACTTGGAGAAAGTAATGACCCGCACGGGCGGCAAATTGCTGGAGTCGGTGACCCTGTTTGACGAGTATCGCGGCGAACATGTCCCAGAAGGCCAACGTAGCTTAGCTTTTCGGCTAGTTTACCGGGCTCAAGATAAAACCCTCACCGATGAGGATATTGAGCCAATTCACCAAAAAGTCCGACAAGCCTTAGAGAAACAGTTCAAAGTCACTCTACGAAGCTAA